A window of Micromonospora sp. WMMC415 genomic DNA:
CCGGCCGGGACGCCATGCTCGCGCTGATCCACCGGATCGGCACCGAGTTCGGCATCTCCGTGCTCGTCTGCTCGCACCTGCTCGGCGAGGTGGAACGGATCTGCGACACGCTGGTCGCCATCGACGGCGGCCGGCTGCTGCGCGCCGACCACATCTCCGCGATGACCACCGCCACCGACATCCTCGCGGTCGAGGTCAGCGAGGGCGCGGAGGAGCTGGCCACCCGGCTGGCCGCGTACCGCCTGCCGGTGAGCCGGGAGGGGCGCCTGCTGCTGGTCCCGCTCGCCGACGACGCCACCTACGACCTGATCCTCGGCGCGGTCGCCGAGCTGGACCTGCCGCTGCACCGGCTGGACCAGCGCCGGCACCGGGTGGCCGAGCTGTTCGCCACGAGGGAGCCCAGCCATGTCTGAGCCGGCCGGTGTCATCCACGACATCGGGTACCAGCGTTACACCGGCCCCCGGCTGGGCCGCGGTGCCGTGTTCGGAGCCCTGTACCTGCACGGCCTGCGGACGGTCTTCGGCTTCGGCCGCACCGCCAAGGCCAAGATCTTCCCCTGGCTGGTGGTGGGCATCGTGACGCTGGTGGCCGCCGGCGCCACCGCGGTGCGCAGCCAGATCGGCGAGGTCGTGATGACGTACGCGCAGTTCGCCGACAACATGAGCTGGCTGGTCATCTTCTTCGTCGCGGTGGCCGCCCCCGAGCTGGTCAGCCGGGACCTGCGCAGCGGCGTCCTGCCGCTGTACTTCTCCCGGCCACTGCCCCGGTCGGACTATCCGCTGGCCAAGCTGCTCGCCCTCGTCACCGCGCTCTGGCTGCTGCTCGGCGGGCCGCAGCTGGTGATGTTCCTCGGTGCCGCCTTCACCACCAAGGAGGGGATGCGGGGCGTCTGGAATGAGCTGCTCGACCTGCTGCCGGGCCTGCTCTACGCCGGCCTCTGGGCAGTGGTCTTCGCCTCGATCGGCCTGCTGGTCGCGTCGCTCACCGGCAAGCGGGCGTTCGCCGCCGGCGGGATCGTGGCGGTCTTCCTGATGACCACGCCGATCGTCGGCATCCTCTCCATCCTGCCCTCGCGGGCGGTCAACGAGCTGGCCTTCCTCGCCTCGCCGTCGACCCTGGTGGGCGGCGTGGGCACCTGGGCGCTGGGCGACCTGCTGGTGCCGGCGGGTCAGGACGTCGACATCCCGATCGGTGACTTCGGCCCGGTCTACGCCCTCGCCGCCGTGCTCCTCGTCGCCACCTGCGTCACCCTGCTGCTGGCCCGGTACCGGAAGGTGGCCGCCCGATGAGCGCGATCAGTGCCGAGCGGACGCCGGCCCCCACCCGCACGACGAGCACCCTGGAGCTGGCGGGCGTCTCCCGCTGGTACGGCAACGTGGTCGCCGTCAACGACGTCAGCATGTCCCTCGGCGCGGGCGTCACCGGCCTGCTCGGCCCGAACGGCGCCGGCAAGACGACCCTGCTGCACATGATGGCCGGCTTCCTGTCGCCGTCGCGGGGCACGGTGACGCTGGACGGATCGCCGACCTGGCGTAACCCCGAGGTCTACCGGCGGCTGGGCCTGGTCAGCGAGCGGGAGGCCGTGCACACCTTCCTCACCGCGTACGAGTTCGTGCTCGCCAGCGCCAAGCTGCACCGGCTGCCCGATCCCGAGGGTGCGGCCCGCCGGGCGATCGCCCTGGTCGAGCTGGAGGACGCGCAGTCCCGCCGGATCGGCACGTACTCGAAGGGTATGCGGCAGCGCGCCCGGGTGGCCGCGGCGCTGGTGCACGACCCGCAGGTGCTGCTGCTCGACGAGCCGTTCAACGGCATGGACCCGCGCCAGCGGTTGCACATGATGGACCTGCTGCACCGCCTCGGCGCCGCCGGCCGGACCATCCTGTTCAGCTCGCACATCCTGGAGGAGGTCGAGCAGGTCTCCGGCACCGTCCAGGTGATGGTCGCCGGCCGGCTCGCCGCCTCGGGCGACTTCCGGACCATCCGGCGCCTGATGACCAACCGGCCGCACGTCTTCGCGATCCGGTCCACCGACGACCGGGCCCTGGCGGTGGCGCTGATGGCGGAGCCGTCGGTGACCGGCGTGGAGCTGGGCCGCACCGGGCTGACCGTGCGGGCCGGCGACTACGGCGCCTTCACTCGCGCACTGCCGAGGATTGCCCTGGCCCGGGGCATCCGCGTCCGGCAGCTCGTGCCCGAGGACGAGTCCCTGGAGAGCGTCTTCTCCTACCTGGTGGAGGCCTGATGTCTACCGTTTCCTGGATCACCGCGCGTGGACTGTTCGGCCGTCGCCGCTTCCTGCTGCTGCTCCCGCTGCCGGCGTTGCTGGTGCTGCTCGCCGTGCTGTCCCGCTCCCTCGGGGTGGACCCGGGCGAGTGGGGCCCGCCGGTGCTGGTCGGCCTCGGGCTCGCCGTGGTGCTGCCGGTGGTCGCCCTGATCGTCGGCACCGGCGTGCTCGGCGCCGAGATCGACGACGGCACCGTGGTGCACATCCTCACCAAGCCGCTGCCGCGCTGGCAGATCGTACTGCCGAAGCTCGCGGTCGCCGCCGGCGTCACCGCGGTCACCGTCGCCGTGCCGCTCTACGTCGCGGGCGTGCTCGCCCACTCGGTACGCCTCGGCCTCGCGCTCGCCGCCGCCGCGGCTGTCGGGGCGCTGGCGTACTGCGCGTTGTTCGTGGCGCTCAGCCTGGTCACCCGGCGGCCCGTGCTGCTCGGCCTGGTCTACGTGCTGATCTGGGAGGGGCTGCTCGGCAACTTCGTCAGCGGCACGAAGGTGCTCTCCATCCAGCAGTACGTGATCGCGCTCGCCGACCGCTTCGCCCCGACCGAGCTGCTCGCCACGGACGTGTCGGTGCCGGTGGCGACCGTGATGAGCGCGCTCATCGCGGTGGGCTTCACCGCCCTGGCGATCGACCGCCTGCGCTCGTTCAGCGTGGCCGGCGAAACGAGCTGACGTGCAAGGAAGGGCCCCTTCTTAACGCCACCGGTAGAGGAAGGGCCCCTTGTTGACACTCGCACCAGCCGCGTCGGCGGCACCTGTTAACAAGGGGCCCTTCCTATGCACCAGGCGTTAAAAGGGGGCCCTTCCTTACACCTCAGAAGGCGCAGGCGATGACCAGCTCGGGGGTGCGGTCGGGGAGGAGGTCGAGCTTGCCGATCCGGCCCGCCGCCTTCAGGTCGTCGGCGACTACGGTGAGCTGGTCGAGCAGTGCGGCCGGGCCGAGCGCCTCGGCCAGCGGCACCTCCGCCTTCATCGACAGCTTCCGCTCCGACTTGGCGCGGCGCACCTGGCTGAGCGCGTCCCCGGCGAGGCGCAGCAGCTCCGGGTCACCCTCGCCGGAGATCGCCCGCCCCACCTCGTACGTGGTGGGCCACGGCGCGCGGTGCACCGAGCCGTACCGCCACCAGGACCACACCTCCTCCGTCGCGAACGGCAGCACCGGGGCGAAGAGCCGCAACTGCACCGAGAGCGCGCCGGCCAGCGCCGCCCGCGCGGAGTCGGCCCCCGGCCCGCTGCCGTAGGCGCGTTCCTTCACCAATTCGATGTAGTCGTCGCAGAACCGCCAGAAGAACGCCTCCGCGGCCTGCAACGCCGCCGTGTGGTCGTACGCCTCGAACGCGGCCGTCGCCGTGGCGACCACCCCGGACAGGTCGGCGAGCATCGACCGGTCGAGCGGCTCGGTCGCCGCGGCGCGCAACGCGTCGGCGGCGCCCAGCCCCAGGGCGAACCGCGACGCGTTCAGCAGCTTTGTGGCCAGCCGCCGGCCCACCTTGATCTGCGCCGGATCGAAGGCGAGGTCGGTGCCGGGCCGGCCGTTCGCCGCCCAGTACCGGACGGCGTCGGCGCCGTGCTCCTCCAGCAGCGCCATCGGGGTGACCACGTTCCCCTTGGACTTGGACATCTTCTTGCGGTCCGGGTCGAGGATCCAGCCGGACAGCTCCGCGTCCCGCCACGGCAGCACCCCGTGCTCCAGATGGGACCGGACCACCGTGGCGAACAACCAGGTGCGGATGATCTCCTGCCCCTGCGGGCGCAGGTCCATCGGGAACACCCGGCGGAACAGGTCCGGGTCGGTCTCCCAGCCGCCGACGATCTGCGGGGTCAGCGACGAGGTGGCCCAGGTGTCCAGCACGTCCGGGTCGCCGACGAAGCCGCCCGGCGTTCCGCGCTGCGAATCGTCGTACCCGGCGGGCGCGTCGGTGGACGGATCGACCGGCAGCGCCGACTCGTCCGGTGTGAGAGGGTGGGACCAGTCCGGCTCGCCAGCGTTGTCGAGCCGGTACCACACCGGCACCGGCACCCCGAAGAAGCGCTGCCGGCTGACCAGCCAGTCACCGGTCAGGCCCCCCACCCAGTGGTCGTAGCGGTGCCGCATGTGCTCCGGCACCCAGCGCAGCTCCCGCCCCCGGGCCAGCAGCTCCGCGCGCAGCTCCGGATCCCGGCCGCCGTTGCGCAGGTACCACTGCCGGGTCGACACGATCTCCAGCGGCCGGTCGCCCCGCTCGTAGAACTTGACCGGGTGGGTGATCGGGCGCGGCTCGCCGACCAGATCGTTCGCGTCGGCCAGCAGCTGCACGACCGTTCGCCGGGCGCCGTTGACGGTCTGCCCCGCGAGCGCCGCGTACGGCTCCGCCGGCACGCCGGCCGGCGCCTCCGGCAGCAGCCGGCCGTCCCGGCCGATCACCACCCGCGTGTCCAGGTGGAGCTCGCGCCACCAGGTCACGTCGGTCAGGTCACCGAACGTGCAGATCATCGCGATGCCGGTGCCCTTGGCCGGGTCCGCCAGCGGGTGCGCGCGCACCGGCACCTCGACCCCGAAGACCGGGGTACGCACGACCGCGCCGACCAGGTCCGCGTACCGCTCGTCACCGGGGTGGTGGACCAGCGCCACGCACGCCGGCAGCAGCTCCGGTCGGGTGGTGTCGATCAGCACCTCCCGGCCGCCGGGCCCGTGGAAGCGCAGCCGGTGGTACGCGCCGGGCCGCTCCCGGTCCTCCAGTTCCGCCTGGGCGACGGCGGTGGCGAAACCGACGTCCCACAGCGTCGGTGCCTCCGCCTGGTACGCCTCGCCCCGCGCCAGGTTGCGCAGGAACGCCCGTTGGCTGGTCGCCCGCGCGACCCGCCCGATCGTCGTGTACGTCAGCGACCAGTCCACGGACAGGCCGAGGCGCCGCCACAGCGCCTCGAACACCTGCTCGTCGGCCACGGTGAGCCGCTCGCAGAGCTCGATGAAGTTGCGCCGGGAGATCGGGGTGGGGTCCTTGCGCGCGGCGTCGTCCACGGGCGCGTCCGGTGGCACCCAGGCCGGGTCGTACGGCAGGTCCGGGTCGCAGCGCACCCCGTACACGTTCTGCACCCGGCGCTCGGTCGGCAGGCCGTTGTCGTCCCAGCCCATCGGGTAGAACACCGTGCGACCGCGCATCCGCTGGAACCGGGCCACCAGGTCGGTGTGGGTGTACGAGAAGACGTGTCCCATGTGGAGCTCGCCGGATACGGTCGGCGGCGGGGTGTCGATCGCGTACACGTCCGAACGCTTTCTGCCGCGGTCGAACGCGTACGTGCCCTCCTCCTGCCAGCGGCGCGCCCAGGTCTCCTCGAGCCCGTCCAGGGTCGGACGCTCGGGGACGCCGGCGCGGGCCGTCCTCGCCGTATCAGTCATCCGTCGATGGTAGGCAGCGACCGCCCGCCGGGCAGCGGATTACCCGGCGGGGCGCACGTCGGGGGTCCGTCGCCGACCGGGGCACCGACGGGTGCCGCACGAACAGCGGGCCACGGGTGGCCAGCTGGAGGCCGAGGGTTCCACCGGTCCGGGCGTTCGCCCGGTCGAGGATGGTGGAGACCGGCGCGTGGACGTTGCGCTCGTCGGGGTTGGTGCAGGGGCCGCTGCCCGGTCCCCGTACGAGACGATGCCGACCGCCCTGCCGTCCGACTCGGTGAACAGCGGGCCGCCGCTGTCGCCCGGCCGGGCGCAGATCCGCACCTCGATACCGCCATTCGCCTTGCCGGTGACCTCGCCGCACCGGGTGCCGAGCAGGTAGCCCGCCCCGGCGCCGGAATCCGTACTTTTCTCCGGGCTTCGGCGTGTAGGCGGAGCCGGTCGCGCAGACCACCCAGCCGACCTGCACGGCGCTCGCCGGCACCAGACCGGTGACGGCGACGTCCCGGCTCCGGGTGCAGCGCGGGTTGTCCGGCACGCACCAGTAGTTGATCAGGCTGGGCTTGGCGCCGGACGTCGCGCTAGTCATGATCGGCTGTGCGAGTGGCGACCGAGCCGGGCCCGTTCAGGGGACACCCGCCCGCGGGCTTCTGTGGCAGCATCACCGCGTCCGTACGGCGCCGCGGGGGAGGACCACCATGGACGAGGATCTCCGGCCACGCGCGGTGTGGCCCGAGGTGGTCGGCGTCGTCGCGGCCGCGGCGGTCGGCCTGGTCGTCGCGGCCGACGGGTTCCCGCTGGCGGTCTTCGCCGTGTTCACCGAAATACTGGTCCGCGGACCCATGGGACCGGGCGTGTACGCGACGGCCGTGCTCGCCGCGGCGATCGCCGTGCCGGCGCTGCTGCCGCGGCTGCCCGGGTGGCTGGTGGCGGCGGCCGGCCTGGCGGTCTACCTCGCCGCCAGCCTGACCACCACCGACCTGATGATGAGGGCCCTGCTACCCATCCAGGTGGGCACGACACGCGAGGTCGCCCTCGCGCTCGCCGCCACCGCCGGCCTCGGGCTCGCCCTCGGCGGCGTGCTGCTCGCCGTCGCCCAGGCGTCGCCAACCACCTCCTGGTGGACCGGTGCGGGCCTGGCCGCCGGGCTGGTCCTGCACCCGGTCGGCACCGACCTGTTCGTCGCGGTGTCGCCTCCGGACGGCACGACGGTGCCGAGCGCGCAGCCGGGTGTCGTCCGCCCCGGCGACCTCATGCTCTGGCTCGCCCTCGGGCTGGTCGTGGTCGCCGCCGTCGTCACGTACGTCCGGGGGAGCGGGAGAGGGATGGTCGGCCCGGCCCGGTTCCGGCCCGGCGCGCCCGTGGCGGTGATCGCCGTCACCGCGCTGTTCCTCGTGGGCTTGGCGCTGCGGATGGGAATGATCCGGGCGTACCGCCCCGGTCCGGACGAGATCGCCCGCCCGGATCGGGCTGCCGAGTCGTTCGCCCAGGTGTCCGCCGTGGTCCTCGCCGCCGTCGCCGCGCTCCTGCTGGCGGCCTACGCGTACCGGCTCGGCCGCGCGCGGGCCGCCCGTTGGGTGGTGCTCGGCGCCGCGGCGGCACCGATCGTGGTGTTCACGTTCCCCCACATCGGCCGGTCGCCGGCGACCCGGACAGCGCTCGTCCTGCTGCTCGGGCTGGGGGCGGTGGCCGGGGGTGCGCTGGCGGGTCGGTACGCGGCGCGGCTGCTGCCCTGGGACGCGCTCGGGCTGGTGGTGGCCGCCGCCGCGACCGCCCTGACCTGGCCGGCGCCCCGGGCGGAACTCCCGTCGTCCGACACGGTGGGGCCGGCGCTGGTCGCCGTCGGCCTCGGCCTGGCCCTCGGGTCCGGCATCGTCCTGGTGACCGGTCCGGCGGGGCCGCCGCCCGCCCGTGAGGCCGGCATGGTGAACGGTGACGGGGCGGGTGTGCTCGTCCTCGGGCCGGCCACGCTGATGCTCTGCGCGACGGCGCTCGCGCCGGTCATGGTTCGCTCCCAGGCCGGCGACGTGACGGGGCAGGAGTCGTCCTTCACCCTTCCGCTCTTCACCACGGTGGGCGCCGTGCTGCTGGTGGTGCTCTTCGGGTTCGCCCGCGCGGTCGACCGTCCTCTTCCGGACCGGAGTGCCGAGCCGGCCGCGTCCGCCACGTAGGGCACGGGTGGTCCTACACGAGCGAGTCGCGCCACTGCCGGTGCAGCGCGGCGTACCGGCCGTCGGCGGCGACCAGCTCGGCCGGCGGGCCGTCCTCGACGATCCGCCCCGATTCCAGCACCACCACCCGGTCGGCGATTTCCACGGTGGACAGCCGGTGCGCGATGACCAGCGCGGTGCGGTCCCGCAGGATGGTGCCGAGGGCGTGCTGGACCGCCCGTTCGGTCGGGACGTCCAGTGACGAGGTCGCCTCGTCGAGGATCAGCACCGCCGGGTCGGCCAGGAACGCGCGGGCGAAGGCGACGAGCTGCCGCTGGCCGGCGGAGAGCCGGCCGCCCCGGCGGTGCACCTGGGTGGCGTACCCCTCGGGGAGCGCGGCGATGAAGTCGTGCGCGCCGATCGCCCGCGCTGCCGCCGCCACGGCGTCGTCGTCGGCGTCGGGACGGCCGAACCGGATGTTCTCCGCGACCGTGCCGCCGAAGAGGTGGGTCTCCTGGGTGACCAGCACGAGCGCGCGGCGCAGGTCGGCGTCCGCGACGTCGCGCAGGTCGACGCCGTCCAGCAGCACCTCCCCGGTCACCGGGTCGTGGAAGCGCGCGAGCAGCTTGGCGACGGTCGACTTGCCGGCGCCGGTCGGGCCGATCAGCGCGACGGTCTGCCCGGCCGGGATGTCGAGGTCCAGGCCGGTGAGGATCGGCGCGTCCGGGCGGTACCCGAAGGTGACCGCCCGGAAGGTGACCGCGCCGCGGGCCGGCCCGGCCGGCAGCGGCACCGGCCGGGCCGGTTCGGGCACCGCGGGCCGCTCGTCGAGCACCCCGGCGAGCTTCTCCAGCGCGGCCGTGGCCGACTGCAGCGAGTTGTAGAACTGGCTCAGCTCCTGCATGGGCTCGAAGAACCGCCGCAGGTAGAGCAGGAAGGCGGCGAGGACGCCGATCTCGGTGTGGCCGTCGAGCACCCGCCAGCCGCCGTAGCACAGCACCACCGCCACGGTGACGTTGCCGATCACCTTGATCCCGGGGGAGTAGGTGGCGATCAGGCGGAAGGCGTGCAGGCTGGCCCGCCGGTAGTCGTCGCTGACCGCCGTGAAGATCCGCTGGTTGCGGCGCTCGCGGCGGTACGCCTGCACCGCCCGGATGCCCCGCATCGACTCGACGACGTGGACGATGACCAGCGCGATCGTCTCCCGCGTGCGCCGGTACGCCGCCGCCGAGGCGCGCGCGAACCAGCGCGACAGCCAGTACAGGAACGGGAACGCGAGCAAAGTCACGCCGGCCAGCGGCGGATCGAGCCAGAGCAGGATGGCGGCGACCGAGAGGATGGACAGGGCGGCGAGCACGAGACTGTCGATGCCGCCGCCGGCCAACTCGCCGATCGAGTCGAGGTCGCTGGTGAGCCGGGAGACCATCCGCCCCGACGTGTACCGCTCGTGGAATCCCACCGACAGCCGCAGGAACTGGCCGTACACCCGCTGTCGCAGGTCGAGCAGGACGGCCTGGCCGATCCGTGCGGAGAGAACGAGGAAGCCGCGGCGTGCCGCGTACTCCATGGCGGTGGCGACGGCGAACGCGGCGGCGATCCCGACCAGCGGGCCGGGATTCCCGGCCCGTAGCGGCGCGATCCCCCGGTCGATGCCGAGCATCACGAGGTACGGCCCGGCCATGCCGGCTGCGTTCTGCCCGAGCAGCAACGCGACCGCGACGGCGAGCCGCCAGCGGTGCGGGCGCAGCAGGTCCCGCAGC
This region includes:
- the valS gene encoding valine--tRNA ligase translates to MTDTARTARAGVPERPTLDGLEETWARRWQEEGTYAFDRGRKRSDVYAIDTPPPTVSGELHMGHVFSYTHTDLVARFQRMRGRTVFYPMGWDDNGLPTERRVQNVYGVRCDPDLPYDPAWVPPDAPVDDAARKDPTPISRRNFIELCERLTVADEQVFEALWRRLGLSVDWSLTYTTIGRVARATSQRAFLRNLARGEAYQAEAPTLWDVGFATAVAQAELEDRERPGAYHRLRFHGPGGREVLIDTTRPELLPACVALVHHPGDERYADLVGAVVRTPVFGVEVPVRAHPLADPAKGTGIAMICTFGDLTDVTWWRELHLDTRVVIGRDGRLLPEAPAGVPAEPYAALAGQTVNGARRTVVQLLADANDLVGEPRPITHPVKFYERGDRPLEIVSTRQWYLRNGGRDPELRAELLARGRELRWVPEHMRHRYDHWVGGLTGDWLVSRQRFFGVPVPVWYRLDNAGEPDWSHPLTPDESALPVDPSTDAPAGYDDSQRGTPGGFVGDPDVLDTWATSSLTPQIVGGWETDPDLFRRVFPMDLRPQGQEIIRTWLFATVVRSHLEHGVLPWRDAELSGWILDPDRKKMSKSKGNVVTPMALLEEHGADAVRYWAANGRPGTDLAFDPAQIKVGRRLATKLLNASRFALGLGAADALRAAATEPLDRSMLADLSGVVATATAAFEAYDHTAALQAAEAFFWRFCDDYIELVKERAYGSGPGADSARAALAGALSVQLRLFAPVLPFATEEVWSWWRYGSVHRAPWPTTYEVGRAISGEGDPELLRLAGDALSQVRRAKSERKLSMKAEVPLAEALGPAALLDQLTVVADDLKAAGRIGKLDLLPDRTPELVIACAF
- a CDS encoding ABC transporter ATP-binding protein; translated protein: MTEADDDTGGPPGPVPSPRRPPDPQRRPPDLDSWRGIATDPDADRSHAEDTDPAAVARLRARSRVLLRDLLRPHRWRLAVAVALLLGQNAAGMAGPYLVMLGIDRGIAPLRAGNPGPLVGIAAAFAVATAMEYAARRGFLVLSARIGQAVLLDLRQRVYGQFLRLSVGFHERYTSGRMVSRLTSDLDSIGELAGGGIDSLVLAALSILSVAAILLWLDPPLAGVTLLAFPFLYWLSRWFARASAAAYRRTRETIALVIVHVVESMRGIRAVQAYRRERRNQRIFTAVSDDYRRASLHAFRLIATYSPGIKVIGNVTVAVVLCYGGWRVLDGHTEIGVLAAFLLYLRRFFEPMQELSQFYNSLQSATAALEKLAGVLDERPAVPEPARPVPLPAGPARGAVTFRAVTFGYRPDAPILTGLDLDIPAGQTVALIGPTGAGKSTVAKLLARFHDPVTGEVLLDGVDLRDVADADLRRALVLVTQETHLFGGTVAENIRFGRPDADDDAVAAAARAIGAHDFIAALPEGYATQVHRRGGRLSAGQRQLVAFARAFLADPAVLILDEATSSLDVPTERAVQHALGTILRDRTALVIAHRLSTVEIADRVVVLESGRIVEDGPPAELVAADGRYAALHRQWRDSLV
- a CDS encoding ABC transporter ATP-binding protein, which translates into the protein MSAISAERTPAPTRTTSTLELAGVSRWYGNVVAVNDVSMSLGAGVTGLLGPNGAGKTTLLHMMAGFLSPSRGTVTLDGSPTWRNPEVYRRLGLVSEREAVHTFLTAYEFVLASAKLHRLPDPEGAARRAIALVELEDAQSRRIGTYSKGMRQRARVAAALVHDPQVLLLDEPFNGMDPRQRLHMMDLLHRLGAAGRTILFSSHILEEVEQVSGTVQVMVAGRLAASGDFRTIRRLMTNRPHVFAIRSTDDRALAVALMAEPSVTGVELGRTGLTVRAGDYGAFTRALPRIALARGIRVRQLVPEDESLESVFSYLVEA
- a CDS encoding trypsin-like serine protease encodes the protein MRICARPGDSGGPLFTESDGRAVGIVSYGDRAAAPAPTPTSATSTRRSPPSSTGRTPGPVEPSASSWPPVARCSCGTRRCPGRRRTPDVRPAG
- a CDS encoding ABC transporter permease, producing MSEPAGVIHDIGYQRYTGPRLGRGAVFGALYLHGLRTVFGFGRTAKAKIFPWLVVGIVTLVAAGATAVRSQIGEVVMTYAQFADNMSWLVIFFVAVAAPELVSRDLRSGVLPLYFSRPLPRSDYPLAKLLALVTALWLLLGGPQLVMFLGAAFTTKEGMRGVWNELLDLLPGLLYAGLWAVVFASIGLLVASLTGKRAFAAGGIVAVFLMTTPIVGILSILPSRAVNELAFLASPSTLVGGVGTWALGDLLVPAGQDVDIPIGDFGPVYALAAVLLVATCVTLLLARYRKVAAR
- a CDS encoding ABC transporter permease subunit; amino-acid sequence: MSTVSWITARGLFGRRRFLLLLPLPALLVLLAVLSRSLGVDPGEWGPPVLVGLGLAVVLPVVALIVGTGVLGAEIDDGTVVHILTKPLPRWQIVLPKLAVAAGVTAVTVAVPLYVAGVLAHSVRLGLALAAAAAVGALAYCALFVALSLVTRRPVLLGLVYVLIWEGLLGNFVSGTKVLSIQQYVIALADRFAPTELLATDVSVPVATVMSALIAVGFTALAIDRLRSFSVAGETS